One Streptomyces sp. NBC_00223 genomic window carries:
- a CDS encoding amino acid ABC transporter ATP-binding protein has product MTNAFVELDRVTKKYGDNTVLDQVDLDVRRHEVVTLIGASGSGKSTLLRCVNGLETIQGGTISLGGDIVSGEGVDLVRLRRRVGIVFQSFNLFPHMTVLRNCTLAPVRAGVADKAQAEADARVMLERVGLKEKAGAYPDQLSGGQQQRVAIARAMLMRPEVLLLDEITSALDPELVIEVLNLVRELADDGITMMMTTHEMPFAREISSKVCFLHKGTILEQGPPQRIFGEPKTPELKTFLRKIQEAGRD; this is encoded by the coding sequence ATGACGAACGCATTCGTGGAGCTGGACCGGGTCACCAAGAAGTACGGCGACAACACCGTCCTCGACCAGGTGGACCTCGACGTCCGGCGGCATGAGGTCGTCACCCTCATCGGCGCCTCAGGATCGGGCAAGTCGACCCTGCTGCGCTGCGTCAACGGACTGGAGACGATCCAGGGCGGCACGATCTCGCTGGGCGGCGACATCGTCTCCGGCGAGGGCGTCGACCTGGTCAGACTGCGCCGCCGGGTGGGCATCGTCTTCCAGAGCTTCAACCTCTTCCCGCACATGACGGTGCTGCGCAACTGCACGCTCGCGCCCGTCCGCGCGGGAGTCGCCGACAAGGCCCAGGCGGAGGCCGACGCCCGCGTCATGCTGGAGCGGGTGGGCCTGAAGGAGAAGGCCGGCGCCTATCCGGACCAGCTCTCCGGCGGTCAGCAGCAGCGCGTGGCCATCGCCCGCGCGATGCTGATGCGGCCGGAAGTGCTCCTGCTGGACGAGATCACCTCGGCGCTCGACCCCGAGCTGGTCATCGAAGTGCTCAACCTGGTCCGCGAGTTGGCGGACGACGGCATCACGATGATGATGACGACGCACGAGATGCCGTTCGCCCGCGAGATCTCCTCCAAGGTCTGCTTCCTGCACAAGGGGACGATCCTCGAACAGGGGCCGCCGCAGCGGATCTTCGGGGAGCCGAAGACGCCCGAGCTGAAGACGTTCCTCCGGAAGATCCAGGAGGCCGGGCGGGACTGA
- a CDS encoding ABC transporter substrate-binding protein, protein MAAGLIALAGCSGGQSTDAAHKGSAFGDCDVTKNPPVHKMNTMKDDVLTVAASLPYPAGYRGNTLDSVNGGYMYCLDAEIANRAGLKKIKLVNASFEALVTAKASNFDFAVWDIYNTPERRKVVDFATPYNTYETGVLVKTGSKLTQSSIKNATVGVLAGSVQLKFVNETLKPHQVRVFNSNDDLFNALLAGQIDTALNDTATVMPRAAKSDGKLSVIGKYPVGGDVAALFSKGSPNVKVVDQILADMKKDGTLDAIMNKWLNPILGGDPHQLPDWSA, encoded by the coding sequence GTGGCTGCGGGACTGATCGCGCTCGCCGGCTGCTCGGGCGGACAGAGCACGGACGCCGCGCACAAGGGCAGCGCCTTCGGGGACTGTGACGTCACGAAGAACCCTCCGGTCCACAAGATGAACACGATGAAGGACGACGTCCTGACCGTCGCCGCGTCGCTGCCCTACCCGGCCGGATACCGGGGCAACACGCTCGACTCCGTCAACGGAGGCTATATGTACTGTCTCGACGCGGAGATCGCGAACCGGGCCGGTCTGAAGAAGATCAAGCTGGTCAACGCCTCCTTCGAGGCGCTGGTGACGGCCAAGGCGTCCAACTTCGACTTCGCCGTCTGGGACATCTACAACACCCCGGAGCGGCGCAAGGTCGTCGACTTCGCGACGCCGTACAACACCTACGAGACCGGCGTCCTGGTCAAGACCGGGTCCAAGCTCACCCAGTCCTCGATCAAGAACGCGACCGTCGGCGTACTGGCCGGATCCGTGCAGTTGAAGTTCGTCAACGAGACCCTCAAGCCCCACCAGGTCCGGGTCTTCAACTCCAACGACGACCTCTTCAACGCCCTCCTCGCGGGCCAGATCGACACCGCGCTGAACGACACCGCGACCGTCATGCCGCGCGCCGCGAAGTCGGACGGAAAGCTCTCCGTGATCGGCAAGTACCCGGTCGGCGGTGACGTCGCCGCGCTGTTCTCCAAGGGATCGCCGAACGTCAAGGTGGTGGACCAGATCCTCGCCGACATGAAGAAGGACGGCACCCTGGACGCGATCATGAACAAGTGGCTCAACCCGATCCTCGGTGGCGACCCGCACCAGCTCCCTGACTGGAGCGCCTGA
- a CDS encoding amino acid ABC transporter permease, whose amino-acid sequence MTRSLTSGGPVRTASPDRGESAPALPLSTSGYLGGAAVLALLTVVLSYGFVGTAFSLGKPAHLLLGVLLPVLILGGPVLTAYRRSKQSEEDWKEGRHAEARVAAARSRNASVSSLGLTGFIAIVALAGTLVFTNHGAVQKTFFNGSYMVKSLGDIFGALVINIEIAVGAQILAMVFGLLLAIGRLLPDKGFWPVRALCIAYIDIFRGIPSVVLIYLVCFGLPLTDVPVLSKGSAVVYAIVALALTYSAYNAELFRSGIESINKGQTAAALSMGLSQPDVLRFVVLPQMSRNIAAPMLSQFIGLQKDTALVIVVGIIDAFSQAKIYSANDFNLSAVTAVCFVFVLITIPQTRLVDYLLARSGTKLRKV is encoded by the coding sequence ATGACGCGGAGCCTCACCTCCGGCGGGCCGGTGCGTACGGCCTCGCCCGACCGCGGGGAATCCGCCCCCGCCCTGCCCCTGAGCACCTCCGGTTATCTCGGCGGCGCGGCGGTCCTGGCCCTGCTGACCGTCGTCCTGAGCTACGGGTTCGTCGGCACGGCCTTCTCGCTCGGCAAGCCGGCCCATCTGCTGCTCGGCGTCCTGCTTCCCGTACTGATCCTCGGCGGCCCGGTGCTGACCGCCTACCGCCGGAGCAAGCAGTCGGAGGAGGACTGGAAGGAGGGCCGCCACGCCGAGGCCCGGGTGGCGGCCGCGCGGTCGAGGAACGCCTCGGTCAGCTCGCTCGGCCTGACCGGCTTCATCGCCATCGTCGCCCTGGCCGGCACGCTCGTCTTCACCAACCACGGGGCCGTCCAGAAGACCTTCTTCAACGGCTCGTACATGGTGAAGAGCCTCGGGGACATCTTCGGGGCGCTCGTCATCAACATCGAGATCGCGGTCGGCGCCCAGATCCTGGCCATGGTCTTCGGCCTTCTGCTCGCCATCGGCCGGCTGCTGCCCGACAAGGGGTTCTGGCCGGTACGGGCGCTGTGCATCGCGTACATCGACATCTTCCGCGGCATCCCGTCCGTGGTGCTGATCTACCTCGTCTGCTTCGGTCTCCCGCTCACCGACGTCCCCGTCCTGAGCAAGGGCAGCGCCGTCGTCTACGCCATCGTGGCCCTGGCCCTGACCTACAGCGCCTACAACGCGGAGCTGTTCCGCTCGGGCATCGAGTCGATCAACAAGGGGCAGACCGCGGCGGCGCTCTCGATGGGACTGTCGCAGCCCGACGTGCTCAGGTTCGTGGTCCTGCCGCAGATGTCGCGCAACATCGCCGCCCCGATGCTGAGCCAGTTCATCGGCCTGCAGAAGGACACGGCCCTGGTGATCGTCGTCGGCATCATCGACGCGTTCAGCCAGGCGAAGATCTACTCGGCGAACGACTTCAACCTCTCCGCCGTGACAGCCGTGTGCTTCGTCTTCGTCCTCATCACCATCCCGCAGACCCGCCTGGTCGACTACCTCCTGGCACGGTCCGGCACCAAGCTGAGGAAGGTCTGA